The genomic segment TAGTGATTTTTCTGACTATTTCATTTGTATTATTAAGAAGACTATCTATCATAGAAATATTCTTTCCATCACCTATGAACCATTGCTTTATATTTATGTATCTTTCATAATTTAAATCAAATTTTTCTTCTATATTATAATTTTTATCTAAAGAAATATTGTTCTTCTCGTATTCAATTAATTTCTTTATAAGCTGCTTTACTAAATCATCATTAATATTTTGAAAAATCAGCATTATTTCAGGCACATGCATCTGTATTCCCTTGATAAAGTTTCTAATATATCGGATAAAATTTTCCTTAAATAATAAAAATTCTGTAGTCTTTAGCATCTGATCTGTTTTAGGGGAATAAAACATACTTATATAATCCTGATAATTTTCATTTAAAGTTTTAAAATCACTATTTAAAGTATTCCACCATGAATAAATGTCTTGCTCCTCTACTAATGCAAGATTATTTATTTGTTTAAGAGTATCTTTAAATCTCTCAATTAAAGAGATTTCTAATGAACCTCTTGATATTTCATCAGCACCTTCAAGCTTAATAAGAGTTCTCTCAAGTTCAATGGTATATGGTGAAATCTGATATTTAAACTTTCTATTTTTAAATTCTTCTAAATTCTTAGCTCTTCCTGTATCTTGAATTGTCAAAAAGTTTCCCCAAAGTTCCAAAGAATCTAAATCCTGCTTTAAATTATCTAAGCTATAATCATCAAAGTCTTGAATTTCCTTAATCAGTGTATAAATAT from the Clostridium beijerinckii genome contains:
- a CDS encoding TIGR02677 family protein, with product MEISSKTQKKVMEASYLTADNAHRYRVILRIAYSQYEKMKLWLYKEDIYTLIKEIQDFDDYSLDNLKQDLDSLELWGNFLTIQDTGRAKNLEEFKNRKFKYQISPYTIELERTLIKLEGADEISRGSLEISLIERFKDTLKQINNLALVEEQDIYSWWNTLNSDFKTLNENYQDYISMFYSPKTDQMLKTTEFLLFKENFIRYIRNFIKGIQMHVPEIMLIFQNINDDLVKQLIKKLIEYEKNNISLDKNYNIEEKFDLNYERYINIKQWFIGDGKNISMIDSLLNNTNEIVRKITRYALQIIDMKTSGGSRKEEYKTLVNIFNNCEDIEEAHKLSSVVFGVISSRHIVCESDRETESINSSIFEEKPTIVTVKPSNRYREKTASRVYVKDKTKEKKEKAAEVIRQREKERQILESRIKNNKLSFKDLDGITREERTVFLRWLSLGLNRKNNEWVKNEFGKFYKVENLDKNETILIKCKDGDLTMPAYELIFKEE